One genomic segment of Alphaproteobacteria bacterium includes these proteins:
- a CDS encoding SDR family oxidoreductase — translation MGRHLQGKIALVTGGSRGIGAAIARRLAADGADVAISYAASADRAQAVAREIEGNGVRAASFKADQADPTAVAGLVKAVVKRFGRLDILVNSAGVFVTGPLGDPATDVTALERQFAVNVGGVAAAVRAAAAHLKEGGRIITIGSGVGTRTPWPGMADYGATKAAVASYTRGWARDLGGKGITVNTVQPGPIDTDMNPSDGEFAEIQKVGTALGRYGKPEEIAAAVAFLAGPDASYITGATLDVDGGFNA, via the coding sequence ATGGGCAGGCATCTTCAGGGCAAGATCGCCCTCGTCACCGGCGGCTCGCGCGGCATCGGCGCGGCGATCGCCCGACGTCTCGCCGCCGACGGCGCCGACGTCGCCATCAGCTACGCCGCCTCGGCCGATCGGGCGCAGGCGGTGGCACGCGAGATCGAGGGCAACGGCGTGCGCGCCGCCTCGTTCAAGGCCGACCAGGCCGATCCGACGGCGGTCGCCGGGCTGGTGAAGGCGGTGGTCAAGCGATTCGGCCGCCTCGACATCCTGGTCAACAGCGCCGGCGTGTTCGTCACCGGCCCGCTGGGCGACCCGGCGACCGACGTCACGGCGCTCGAGCGGCAATTCGCGGTGAATGTCGGCGGCGTGGCGGCGGCGGTGCGTGCCGCGGCGGCGCATCTCAAGGAGGGCGGCCGCATCATTACCATCGGCTCGGGCGTCGGCACGCGCACACCGTGGCCTGGCATGGCGGACTACGGTGCGACCAAGGCAGCGGTGGCGTCTTACACGCGCGGCTGGGCGCGTGACCTCGGTGGCAAGGGCATCACCGTCAACACCGTGCAGCCCGGCCCGATCGACACCGACATGAACCCTTCCGACGGCGAATTCGCCGAGATCCAGAAGGTCGGCACGGCGCTCGGCCGCTACGGGAAGCCCGAGGAAATCGCCGCCGCGGTCGCGTTCCTCGCCGGCCCCGATGCGTCCTACATCACCGGCGCGACGCTCGACGTCGATGGCGGGTTCAACGCGTAG
- a CDS encoding ABC transporter permease — MSGGEEAAPWWRVADRKDGPVIVAGGPWVVMSLRDLQAGADGPPADARRIDIAGITALDTAGVTELVRLRRAAGDCPIEGGDEARGSLIELVERNVCEAQPPPPQLPMLLDVLNDLGETFTRFLDRAARLLEYFGEVLFVIAKGLFRPRAVRLNATVVQMREVWVRALPIVAILLFLIGVVVAYQGVEQLKQFGAETFTVEAVGISILRELGVLLTAIIVAGRSGSAFAAQIGTMKVNQELDAMQAMGMSPVEWLVVPRIAALTLSMPLLVFWGNAVGLLGGAFACEIYLDFTVSQYFDRLRDTISINHFWVGMIKAPVFGFVIAAIGCYEGLQVESDAESVGRQTTTAVVESIFFVIVLDAMFSIFFLSVGM, encoded by the coding sequence ATGAGCGGTGGCGAGGAAGCCGCGCCGTGGTGGCGGGTCGCCGACCGCAAGGATGGCCCGGTGATCGTCGCCGGCGGCCCCTGGGTGGTCATGAGCCTGCGCGATCTGCAGGCCGGTGCCGACGGTCCGCCGGCCGACGCCAGGAGGATCGACATCGCCGGCATCACGGCGCTGGACACGGCCGGCGTCACCGAGCTGGTGCGCCTGCGCCGCGCCGCGGGCGACTGCCCGATCGAGGGCGGCGACGAGGCCAGGGGCAGCCTGATCGAGCTGGTCGAGCGCAATGTCTGCGAGGCGCAGCCGCCGCCGCCGCAGCTGCCCATGCTGCTCGACGTCCTCAACGACCTGGGCGAGACCTTCACGCGCTTCCTCGACCGCGCGGCGCGCCTGCTGGAGTATTTCGGCGAGGTGTTGTTCGTCATCGCCAAGGGCCTGTTCCGGCCGCGCGCGGTTCGGCTCAACGCCACCGTGGTGCAGATGCGCGAGGTCTGGGTCCGCGCCCTGCCGATCGTGGCCATCCTGCTGTTCCTGATCGGCGTCGTCGTCGCCTACCAGGGCGTCGAGCAGCTCAAGCAGTTCGGCGCCGAGACCTTCACCGTCGAGGCCGTCGGCATCAGCATCCTGCGCGAGCTCGGCGTGCTCCTGACCGCGATCATCGTCGCCGGCCGCTCGGGCAGCGCCTTCGCCGCCCAGATCGGCACGATGAAGGTCAACCAGGAGCTCGACGCCATGCAGGCCATGGGCATGTCGCCGGTCGAGTGGCTGGTGGTGCCGCGCATCGCCGCGCTCACGCTGTCCATGCCGCTGCTGGTGTTCTGGGGCAACGCCGTCGGCCTGCTGGGCGGCGCCTTCGCCTGCGAGATCTATCTCGACTTCACCGTCAGCCAGTACTTCGACCGGTTGCGCGACACCATCAGCATCAATCATTTCTGGGTCGGCATGATCAAGGCGCCGGTGTTCGGCTTCGTCATCGCCGCCATCGGCTGCTACGAGGGCCTGCAGGTCGAGAGCGACGCCGAGAGCGTCGGGCGTCAGACGACGACGGCGGTTGTCGAGTCGATCTTCTTCGTCATCGTGCTCGACGCGATGTTCTCGATCTTCTTCCTCTCGGTGGGCATGTGA
- a CDS encoding ATP-binding cassette domain-containing protein has translation MAAESIAAPAPGPPLAEGGQIRDHRDGRETVISLRDIRNKFGTTNIHRNLDFDVFRGEIVGLVGGSGSGKSVLLRTIIGLQKPRQGRIEILGQDAATLGPSALGNLQTRWGVLFQEGALFSSLTTAENIQLPLRERARLPQSKLEELAALKIAMVGLPPDTAGKKPSELSGGMKKRAGLARALALDPELLFLDEPTAGLDPIGASAFDDLIRQLQRSLGLTVLMVTHDLDTLHAICDRVAVLLDKRVVAGTMDELMAYDHPWVRDYFHGPRARAAGIGTGGGERHKRA, from the coding sequence ATGGCGGCGGAGAGCATCGCCGCGCCGGCACCCGGGCCCCCGTTGGCCGAAGGCGGCCAGATCCGCGATCATCGCGACGGCCGCGAGACGGTCATCAGCCTCCGCGACATCCGCAACAAGTTCGGCACCACCAACATCCATCGCAATCTCGATTTCGACGTATTCCGCGGCGAGATTGTCGGCCTGGTCGGCGGCTCCGGCTCCGGCAAGTCGGTGCTGCTGCGCACGATCATCGGCCTGCAGAAGCCCAGGCAGGGCCGCATCGAGATCCTCGGCCAGGACGCCGCGACGCTCGGCCCGTCGGCGTTGGGGAACCTGCAGACCCGCTGGGGCGTACTTTTCCAGGAGGGGGCGCTGTTCTCGTCCCTGACGACGGCGGAAAACATCCAGTTGCCCCTGCGTGAGCGTGCGCGTCTGCCCCAGTCGAAGCTCGAGGAGCTGGCCGCGTTGAAGATCGCCATGGTCGGGCTGCCACCGGATACCGCCGGCAAGAAGCCGTCCGAGCTGTCGGGCGGCATGAAGAAGCGCGCCGGCCTGGCGCGCGCGCTGGCGCTCGATCCCGAGCTGCTGTTCCTCGACGAGCCGACCGCCGGGCTCGACCCGATCGGCGCCTCGGCCTTCGACGACCTCATCCGCCAGCTGCAGCGCAGCCTGGGGCTTACCGTGCTGATGGTCACCCACGACCTCGACACGCTGCACGCGATTTGCGATCGCGTCGCCGTCCTGCTCGACAAGCGCGTCGTGGCCGGTACGATGGACGAGCTGATGGCGTACGATCATCCCTGGGTGCGGGACTACTTCCACGGGCCGCGCGCGCGGGCCGCCGGGATCGGCACCGGTGGCGGCGAGCGGCACAAGAGAGCCTGA
- a CDS encoding EamA family transporter, whose protein sequence is MPLHHIAGALLVAVIWGFNFAAIRIGLDSFPPLLMTALRFVGAAIPVLWLARPTNASWPMMIAVAFTWYVGQFVFLFSAMAESVPPGLAAVIVHTQAPLTIVFALLIGERPTPKQGAGVTIAVLGLVLVGASVGGAGIGAVTVIGFGLALMSATSWAVGNILAKRLGRIDLNMVAWLSLIAPLPSLALSLWLEGPAAIAASVANATWASWLAIAYLAVMATLVAYLIWGSLLRLYPASAVTPFALLVPVISAVVSYFAFDERFGPLRLSGMALIVGGLAVIAWPVSSFSPRRRGEGAERQRGG, encoded by the coding sequence GTGCCCCTGCACCATATCGCCGGCGCGCTGCTCGTCGCGGTCATCTGGGGCTTCAATTTCGCCGCCATCCGCATCGGCCTCGACTCGTTCCCGCCGCTCCTGATGACGGCGCTGCGCTTCGTCGGCGCGGCGATCCCGGTGCTGTGGCTGGCGCGGCCGACCAACGCGTCGTGGCCGATGATGATCGCCGTGGCCTTCACCTGGTATGTCGGCCAGTTCGTCTTCCTGTTCTCCGCCATGGCCGAGAGCGTGCCGCCCGGCCTCGCCGCTGTCATCGTGCACACCCAGGCGCCGCTCACCATCGTCTTCGCCCTGCTGATCGGCGAGAGGCCGACGCCCAAGCAGGGCGCCGGCGTGACCATCGCCGTGCTCGGCCTCGTGCTGGTGGGCGCCTCGGTCGGCGGCGCGGGTATCGGCGCCGTGACGGTCATCGGCTTCGGCCTCGCCCTGATGTCGGCGACCAGCTGGGCGGTGGGCAATATCCTCGCCAAGCGGCTGGGCCGCATCGACCTCAACATGGTGGCCTGGCTCAGCCTGATCGCGCCGTTGCCCTCGCTGGCGCTGTCGCTGTGGCTCGAAGGGCCGGCGGCGATCGCCGCCTCGGTCGCCAACGCCACCTGGGCCAGCTGGCTGGCCATCGCCTATCTCGCAGTCATGGCGACCCTGGTGGCCTACCTGATCTGGGGCTCGCTGCTGCGCCTCTATCCCGCCAGCGCCGTCACGCCCTTCGCGCTGCTGGTGCCGGTGATCAGCGCCGTCGTGTCCTACTTCGCCTTCGACGAGCGCTTCGGGCCGCTGCGGCTCTCCGGCATGGCGCTGATCGTCGGCGGCCTGGCGGTGATCGCCTGGCCGGTTTCTTCCTTCTCCCCGCGAAGGCGGGGAGAAGGTGCCGAGCGCCAGCGAGGCGGATGA
- a CDS encoding TetR/AcrR family transcriptional regulator, with amino-acid sequence MATGRPRAFDSDAALEKAMQVFWRQGYEGTSLSDLTEAMGINRPSLYAAYGNKESLFLKVLERYEAGPSAYVAEALAAPTARECVELLMRGAIDVVSGPGKPGGCLMVQGGTAGGPETAAVRQEMARRRNGDILVLQKRLERARGEGELASDCDVRALACFYVAVIRGLDIQSADGARRAELVRVIATAMTAWPGGNRVRKRRAN; translated from the coding sequence ATGGCGACCGGCCGGCCCCGGGCATTCGACAGCGACGCCGCGCTGGAGAAGGCGATGCAGGTCTTCTGGCGCCAGGGCTACGAGGGCACCTCGCTCTCCGACCTTACCGAGGCGATGGGCATCAACCGGCCCAGCCTCTATGCCGCCTACGGCAACAAGGAATCGCTTTTCCTCAAGGTGCTGGAGCGCTACGAGGCCGGGCCCTCGGCCTATGTCGCGGAGGCGCTCGCGGCGCCCACCGCCCGCGAATGCGTCGAGCTTCTGATGCGCGGCGCCATCGATGTCGTCAGCGGACCGGGCAAGCCGGGTGGCTGCCTGATGGTGCAGGGCGGCACGGCCGGCGGCCCCGAGACCGCGGCGGTGCGGCAGGAGATGGCCCGCCGTCGCAACGGCGATATCCTCGTCTTGCAGAAGCGGCTGGAGCGGGCACGCGGTGAGGGCGAGCTGGCGTCCGATTGCGATGTGCGGGCGCTCGCGTGCTTCTACGTCGCCGTGATACGCGGCCTGGATATCCAGAGCGCCGACGGCGCCCGACGTGCCGAGCTGGTGCGGGTGATCGCCACGGCCATGACGGCCTGGCCGGGCGGCAACCGGGTGCGGAAACGCCGCGCGAATTGA
- a CDS encoding thioredoxin, giving the protein MVSLPDGLAVVVKRDCPTCELITPVLHQLAGGREKLTVLTQDDPAFPAGISGVVDDTDLERSWHLNIETVPTVIRIVGGRESARAFGWHRGEWEALTGVRGLGEGLPAERPGCGSKTVDPGMVDELELRFGGVSFAARAVEIGGYEDDVEACFERDWSDGLPVVPPTPVRVLRMLRGTMRDPKEVLGMMPPDYPACTVEKVAINAVMAGCKPEYMPVLLAAVEAALDDRFCLHGVIATTMYIGPIVIVNGPARRHLGMNCGVNVLGQGNRANSTIGRALQLTIRNIGGGKPGGVDRATLGNPGKLGMCFPEDEEGMSWDPLSVERGVARGKSAVTVFAGYGVQGIVDQSSRTAESLAKSFAMALNAVFHPKTFPGPDVFIVCSPEHHRVFRDAGWSKARVKEELHRLCVVEADKVLRDVDGCAVGVPEKLKGKTLHKFRPDGLNIVHAGGSAGLFSGLLVGWGAHAEINSQPVTKEVRS; this is encoded by the coding sequence ATGGTGAGCCTGCCCGACGGATTGGCCGTCGTCGTCAAGCGCGATTGCCCGACCTGCGAGCTGATCACGCCCGTGCTGCACCAGCTCGCCGGCGGCCGCGAGAAGCTCACGGTCCTGACCCAGGACGATCCGGCGTTCCCCGCGGGTATCTCGGGCGTGGTCGACGACACCGATCTCGAGCGCTCCTGGCATCTCAACATCGAGACCGTGCCGACGGTGATCCGCATTGTCGGCGGCCGCGAGTCGGCGCGCGCCTTCGGCTGGCATCGCGGCGAATGGGAAGCGCTCACCGGCGTGCGCGGCCTGGGCGAGGGCCTGCCGGCCGAGCGGCCGGGCTGCGGCTCGAAGACGGTCGATCCCGGCATGGTCGACGAGCTGGAGCTGCGCTTCGGCGGCGTCAGCTTCGCCGCGCGCGCGGTAGAGATCGGCGGCTACGAGGACGATGTCGAGGCCTGCTTCGAGCGCGACTGGAGCGACGGGCTGCCCGTGGTGCCGCCGACGCCGGTGCGCGTGCTGCGCATGCTGCGCGGCACGATGCGTGACCCCAAGGAAGTGCTCGGCATGATGCCGCCGGACTACCCGGCCTGCACGGTCGAGAAGGTGGCGATCAACGCCGTCATGGCCGGCTGCAAGCCGGAGTACATGCCGGTGCTGCTGGCCGCCGTCGAGGCCGCGCTCGACGATCGCTTCTGCCTGCACGGCGTGATCGCCACGACGATGTATATCGGGCCGATCGTCATCGTGAACGGCCCGGCGCGCCGCCACCTCGGCATGAACTGCGGCGTCAATGTGCTGGGCCAGGGCAACCGCGCCAACAGCACCATCGGCCGCGCCCTGCAGCTCACCATCCGCAACATCGGCGGCGGCAAGCCCGGCGGCGTCGATCGCGCCACCCTGGGCAATCCCGGCAAGCTCGGCATGTGCTTCCCCGAGGACGAGGAGGGCATGTCCTGGGATCCGCTCTCGGTCGAGCGCGGCGTCGCGCGCGGCAAGTCGGCGGTGACGGTGTTCGCCGGCTACGGCGTGCAGGGCATCGTCGATCAGAGCTCGCGCACGGCGGAGTCGCTGGCGAAGAGCTTCGCCATGGCGCTGAACGCGGTGTTCCATCCCAAGACCTTCCCCGGCCCCGACGTCTTCATCGTCTGCTCGCCCGAGCATCACCGCGTCTTCCGCGACGCCGGCTGGAGCAAGGCGCGGGTGAAGGAGGAGCTGCACCGGCTCTGCGTCGTGGAGGCCGACAAGGTCCTGCGCGATGTCGATGGCTGCGCCGTCGGCGTGCCCGAGAAGCTCAAGGGCAAGACCCTGCACAAGTTCCGCCCGGACGGACTCAACATCGTCCATGCCGGCGGCTCGGCGGGCCTGTTCTCCGGCCTTCTGGTCGGCTGGGGCGCGCACGCCGAGATCAATTCCCAACCCGTCACCAAGGAGGTGCGAAGCTGA
- a CDS encoding RidA family protein, producing the protein MQVLQPADWARPRGFSHGLVLDKPGRWVVLAGQTGTNEAGDYDEDFAAQVAAALKRIVKLVREAGGGPEHIVRLNWYITRQDEYEAAGAGIGAAWKETLGRNFPTSTLLYVSGLVDRRAKVEIEVTAFIPQ; encoded by the coding sequence ATGCAGGTTCTACAGCCAGCCGACTGGGCGCGGCCGCGCGGTTTCTCGCATGGGCTGGTGCTCGACAAGCCGGGCCGCTGGGTCGTGCTGGCCGGCCAGACCGGCACCAACGAGGCGGGCGACTACGACGAGGATTTCGCCGCCCAGGTCGCCGCGGCGCTGAAGCGCATCGTCAAGCTGGTACGCGAGGCGGGCGGCGGGCCCGAGCACATCGTGCGGCTGAACTGGTACATCACCAGGCAGGACGAGTACGAGGCCGCCGGCGCCGGCATCGGCGCGGCGTGGAAGGAAACGCTGGGCCGCAACTTCCCGACCTCGACTTTGCTCTATGTCTCGGGCCTGGTCGACCGTCGCGCCAAGGTCGAGATCGAGGTCACGGCCTTCATCCCGCAATAG
- a CDS encoding 3-hydroxyacyl-CoA dehydrogenase, which translates to MSLDVSRSDLVVGVVGTGAMGRGIAQVSAQGGIRTLMYDAAEGGAAKAREAIVGQLKGMVAKQRLSQEDGERAERSLEIAEGLQALAPCHVVIEAVFENLEVKQKLFGELESVVNDTAILASNTSSIRIASIARNLRKRDRVCGMHYFNPVPLMKLVEVIRAADTAPWVVEAMVALGRRQTRVPVVVGDTPGFLVNLGGTAIGTEGLRIYQEGRATPSQIDAIMRDAGGFRMGPFELMDLTGIDVNFPARKIIYEGFFHDRRMTPSPYHEGLFHAGKLGRKTGGGWYDYKDGNKVDPGADVVSDAKVAEYLVADADADEAVLDLLRAGGAEVSPHDDGEAPIIVTPLGDDCTAVCVAGGLDPKRTVAIDPTGDFAKRATIMMAPGGDVAARNAVAATLTAAGAKATAIKDSPGFVLQRMRAMIANLGCEMAQIGIASAADVDTAMTLGLNYPQGPLAMADAMGVKDTHRVLERIQAITGDDRYRPSQWLRRRALLGLSATTEE; encoded by the coding sequence ATGAGCCTCGACGTTTCGCGATCCGACCTCGTGGTCGGCGTGGTGGGCACCGGCGCGATGGGCCGCGGCATCGCCCAGGTCAGCGCCCAGGGCGGCATCCGCACCCTGATGTACGACGCGGCCGAGGGCGGCGCCGCCAAGGCGCGCGAGGCGATCGTCGGCCAGCTCAAGGGCATGGTCGCCAAGCAGCGGCTCAGCCAGGAGGATGGCGAGAGGGCCGAGCGCAGCCTCGAGATCGCCGAGGGGCTGCAGGCGCTGGCGCCGTGCCACGTCGTGATCGAGGCCGTGTTCGAGAACCTCGAGGTCAAGCAGAAGCTGTTCGGCGAGCTCGAATCGGTGGTCAACGACACCGCGATCCTGGCCTCCAACACCTCCTCGATCCGCATCGCCTCGATCGCGCGCAACCTCAGGAAGCGCGACCGGGTCTGCGGTATGCACTATTTCAACCCGGTGCCGCTGATGAAGCTGGTCGAGGTGATCCGCGCCGCCGATACCGCGCCCTGGGTGGTCGAGGCGATGGTGGCGCTCGGCAGGCGCCAGACGCGGGTGCCGGTGGTCGTCGGCGACACGCCGGGATTCCTGGTCAATCTCGGCGGCACGGCGATCGGCACCGAGGGCCTGCGCATCTACCAGGAGGGCCGCGCCACGCCCTCGCAGATCGACGCCATCATGCGTGACGCCGGCGGCTTCCGCATGGGACCGTTCGAGTTGATGGACCTCACCGGCATCGACGTGAACTTCCCGGCGCGCAAGATCATCTACGAGGGCTTCTTCCACGACCGCCGCATGACGCCCAGCCCCTATCACGAGGGCCTGTTCCATGCCGGCAAGCTCGGCCGCAAGACCGGCGGCGGCTGGTACGACTACAAGGACGGCAACAAGGTCGATCCCGGCGCCGATGTCGTGAGCGACGCCAAGGTCGCCGAGTATCTCGTGGCCGACGCCGACGCCGACGAGGCGGTGCTCGACCTGCTGCGCGCCGGCGGCGCCGAGGTCTCCCCGCACGACGATGGTGAGGCACCGATCATCGTCACGCCGCTGGGCGACGACTGCACCGCGGTCTGCGTCGCCGGCGGGCTCGATCCGAAGCGCACCGTGGCGATCGACCCCACCGGCGACTTCGCCAAGCGCGCCACGATCATGATGGCGCCGGGCGGCGACGTGGCCGCGCGCAACGCCGTGGCCGCGACGCTGACGGCGGCCGGCGCCAAGGCCACGGCGATCAAGGACAGCCCGGGCTTCGTGCTGCAGCGCATGCGCGCGATGATCGCCAATCTCGGCTGCGAGATGGCGCAGATCGGCATCGCCTCGGCCGCCGACGTCGACACCGCCATGACGCTGGGGCTGAACTATCCGCAGGGCCCGCTGGCGATGGCCGATGCGATGGGCGTGAAGGACACGCATCGCGTGCTCGAGCGCATCCAGGCGATCACCGGCGACGACCGCTACCGGCCGAGCCAATGGCTGCGCCGCCGCGCGCTCCTGGGGCTCAGCGCCACGACGGAGGAGTAG
- a CDS encoding FAD-binding protein translates to MANRWTNWAGNVECAPQAIVVPRDEADAIATLRAAIRDGLTIRAVGAGHSHAPLCASDGMLISLDRLLGVRSVDRERQRATIGAGTRISALGEPLLAHGLALANQGDIDVQALAGAISTGTHGTGPSLGSLSTMVRGLRLIDGRGDLIDADESTPALLRAGSVAMGSVGVILRVTLQLVPAYRLHERLWSAPLEQTMDRLDMLIAATRHFEFFWRPDTGMCDCKALHPTNLPPDPMPHVEGQRIDHSYRVFPSVRQVKHVESEWSVPAEKGPECFREIHALMTTKHPDARMAVEYRTVAEDNLLLSPNYGRASVTISIHEYVDRDWLPFFSDAQAVFVNHDGRPHWGKWHSLRALDVADRYPGFNAFHATRRSLDPRGVFLTPYMGGLFG, encoded by the coding sequence ATGGCCAATCGCTGGACGAACTGGGCGGGCAATGTCGAGTGTGCGCCGCAGGCGATCGTCGTGCCGCGCGACGAGGCCGACGCGATCGCCACGCTGCGCGCCGCGATCCGCGACGGGCTGACGATCCGCGCCGTCGGCGCCGGCCACTCGCACGCCCCGCTCTGCGCCAGCGATGGCATGCTGATATCGCTCGACCGGCTGCTCGGCGTGCGCTCGGTCGATCGGGAGCGCCAGCGCGCCACGATCGGCGCCGGCACGCGCATCAGCGCGCTGGGCGAGCCGCTGCTGGCGCATGGCCTGGCGTTGGCCAACCAGGGCGACATCGACGTCCAGGCGCTGGCCGGCGCGATCTCGACCGGCACGCACGGCACCGGCCCGTCGCTCGGCAGCCTGTCGACCATGGTGCGCGGCCTGCGGCTGATCGACGGCCGCGGCGATCTCATCGACGCCGACGAGAGCACGCCGGCGCTGCTGCGCGCCGGGTCGGTCGCCATGGGCAGCGTCGGCGTGATCCTGCGCGTCACCCTGCAGCTGGTGCCGGCCTATCGGCTGCACGAAAGGCTGTGGTCGGCGCCGCTCGAGCAGACCATGGACCGGCTCGACATGCTGATCGCCGCGACCCGGCATTTCGAGTTCTTCTGGCGGCCCGATACCGGGATGTGCGATTGCAAGGCGCTGCATCCCACCAACCTGCCGCCCGATCCGATGCCGCATGTCGAGGGCCAGCGCATCGACCACAGCTACCGGGTGTTTCCCTCGGTGCGCCAGGTCAAGCATGTCGAGAGCGAGTGGTCGGTGCCGGCGGAGAAGGGACCCGAGTGCTTCCGCGAGATCCACGCGCTGATGACCACGAAGCATCCCGACGCGCGCATGGCCGTGGAGTATCGCACCGTGGCCGAGGACAATCTGCTGCTCAGCCCCAATTACGGGCGCGCCAGCGTGACGATCTCGATCCACGAGTATGTTGATCGCGACTGGCTGCCGTTCTTCAGCGACGCCCAGGCGGTCTTCGTCAACCACGACGGCCGGCCGCACTGGGGCAAGTGGCACTCGCTGCGCGCCCTGGACGTCGCCGACCGCTATCCGGGCTTCAACGCCTTCCACGCCACCCGCCGCTCGCTCGATCCGCGGGGCGTTTTCCTCACCCCCTACATGGGCGGCTTGTTCGGCTGA
- a CDS encoding membrane integrity-associated transporter subunit PqiC gives MSDPDSRIPRRVAAAVAFAALLGACSLLDKADDPVNLFTVTPKSTFDAGLPMVRWQLIVETPTAAAHLNSGRIALQMTPTSSDYYAQSAWIDRAPLMVQTRTVESFENTKRIVGVGRDPVAVKANYILQTDLREFQAEYFHGGAPIVHVRIIARLVRMPDRQIVGAAAFERCWRARADKIPEVVKAFDEALGSVLKRLVAWTLTAAPPHVLPDGVPSPAPRGGAAGVDNSAGCPKPGQNVDTPVVQD, from the coding sequence ATGAGCGATCCGGATTCCAGGATCCCGCGGCGCGTCGCGGCCGCGGTGGCGTTCGCCGCGCTGCTCGGCGCCTGCAGCCTGCTCGACAAGGCCGACGACCCGGTCAACCTGTTCACCGTCACGCCCAAGAGCACCTTCGACGCCGGCCTGCCGATGGTGCGCTGGCAGCTGATCGTCGAGACGCCGACGGCGGCGGCGCATCTCAACAGCGGCCGCATTGCGCTGCAGATGACGCCGACCTCGTCCGACTACTACGCGCAGAGCGCCTGGATCGATCGCGCGCCGTTGATGGTGCAGACCCGCACGGTGGAGTCATTTGAGAACACCAAGCGCATCGTCGGCGTCGGCCGCGATCCGGTCGCGGTGAAGGCCAACTACATCCTGCAGACCGACCTGCGCGAGTTCCAGGCCGAGTACTTCCACGGCGGCGCGCCGATCGTGCATGTCCGCATCATCGCCCGGCTGGTGCGCATGCCCGACCGCCAGATCGTCGGCGCCGCCGCGTTCGAGCGCTGCTGGCGCGCCAGGGCCGACAAGATACCCGAAGTGGTGAAGGCCTTCGACGAGGCGCTGGGCTCGGTGCTCAAGCGCCTGGTCGCCTGGACGCTGACCGCCGCACCGCCGCACGTGCTGCCCGATGGCGTGCCCTCGCCGGCGCCGCGCGGCGGTGCCGCCGGCGTCGACAACAGCGCCGGCTGCCCGAAACCGGGGCAGAACGTCGACACGCCTGTCGTGCAGGACTGA
- a CDS encoding MCE family protein has translation MEHRSPYVAIGATVLVFILAVVGFVVWKLRAGSQENLAYYRILYDEDVQGLTRDSPVYYRGLRVGRVQAINLVRLPAELSDAERVQSPDKGARRMVERISVVVGIDRTIDIHTSARAVFERPLITGAAYIQIVAGMGPVRDDAELPKRQLDEEPFPEIVAMPSTLQSTAQSAQELFAKASTLVDRLNTALSADAVAAFNDSLKNLSTLTTSLARNEGNLDKALAELPRAITEMRGTMEKFTQAADTINLIALEIGPQDEQTRKALAGKTPSEVRRTLSSLREAVDGINATTASLNRMVADNRGPVRQFTEQGLVELNATIRELKSLSSNLNAISTRLERDPANYLFGSKQGYQPK, from the coding sequence ATGGAACATCGCTCGCCCTACGTCGCGATCGGCGCCACCGTCCTGGTCTTCATCCTGGCGGTGGTCGGCTTCGTCGTCTGGAAGCTGCGCGCCGGCAGCCAGGAGAACCTCGCCTATTACCGCATCCTCTACGACGAGGACGTCCAGGGGCTGACGCGCGATTCGCCGGTCTACTATCGCGGCCTGCGCGTCGGCCGCGTGCAGGCGATCAACCTGGTGCGGCTGCCGGCCGAGCTCAGCGACGCCGAGCGGGTGCAGAGCCCCGACAAGGGCGCCCGGCGCATGGTCGAGCGCATCTCGGTCGTCGTCGGCATCGATCGCACGATCGACATCCACACCTCGGCGCGCGCGGTCTTCGAGCGGCCGCTGATCACCGGCGCGGCCTACATCCAGATCGTCGCCGGCATGGGCCCCGTACGCGACGATGCCGAGCTGCCCAAGCGCCAGCTCGACGAGGAGCCGTTCCCCGAGATCGTGGCGATGCCCTCGACGCTGCAAAGCACGGCGCAGAGCGCACAGGAGCTGTTCGCCAAGGCGAGCACCCTGGTCGACCGGCTCAACACGGCGCTGTCGGCCGACGCGGTCGCCGCCTTCAACGACAGCCTCAAGAACCTCTCGACCCTGACCACGTCGCTGGCACGCAACGAGGGCAACCTCGACAAGGCGCTGGCCGAGCTGCCGCGGGCGATCACCGAGATGCGCGGCACGATGGAAAAGTTCACCCAGGCGGCCGACACCATCAACCTGATCGCGCTGGAGATCGGCCCGCAGGACGAGCAGACGCGCAAGGCGCTGGCCGGCAAGACTCCGAGCGAGGTGCGCCGCACGCTGTCGAGCCTGCGCGAGGCGGTCGACGGCATCAACGCCACCACCGCCTCGCTCAACAGGATGGTCGCCGACAACCGCGGCCCGGTGCGCCAGTTCACCGAGCAGGGCCTGGTCGAGCTCAATGCCACCATCCGCGAGCTCAAGAGCCTGTCGTCCAACCTCAACGCCATCTCGACGCGCCTCGAGCGCGACCCCGCCAACTATCTGTTCGGCAGCAAGCAGGGATACCAGCCGAAATGA